A DNA window from Pseudodesulfovibrio thermohalotolerans contains the following coding sequences:
- a CDS encoding YitT family protein, whose protein sequence is MLKNARRYSDSLAWNLVLLLVGGFLYVLGYNGAAAHHGFVPGGSYGFAVVLERILPVLRLEDWYFLINVPLFVIAWKGVSRRFFLLNFITMACITMMTSYIQLDLGVQNELYAAIVSGAIMGAGSGMIFRTYGGGGGVDVLAVILNQRYGVRIGVFFFFINAAVMMSALSRYTLDKLIASMVMIFISSVVTEYVLSLFNQRKAVRIVTKKTDELLAIMVERKYHATIFDGCGGYTKRPVSMIFTITDNIRLRSLEQIVFDNDPEAIFVVENTFSVFGGTFSKRKVY, encoded by the coding sequence CTCGGATTCTCTGGCGTGGAATCTGGTTTTGCTCCTTGTGGGCGGTTTCCTCTACGTGCTGGGATACAACGGGGCGGCGGCCCATCACGGTTTCGTGCCCGGCGGCTCTTACGGTTTCGCGGTCGTGCTGGAGCGGATTCTTCCCGTGCTGAGGCTTGAGGATTGGTATTTCCTGATTAACGTGCCGCTGTTCGTGATCGCGTGGAAGGGCGTTTCCAGACGGTTCTTTTTATTGAATTTCATCACAATGGCGTGCATCACGATGATGACGTCATATATCCAGTTGGATCTGGGGGTCCAAAACGAATTGTACGCGGCCATCGTATCCGGGGCGATCATGGGCGCGGGGAGCGGCATGATCTTCCGCACCTATGGCGGTGGCGGCGGCGTTGACGTGTTGGCGGTCATCCTCAACCAACGGTACGGGGTCCGCATCGGCGTGTTCTTCTTTTTCATCAACGCGGCGGTCATGATGTCCGCCCTGAGCCGGTACACGTTGGACAAACTCATAGCCTCCATGGTGATGATATTCATCAGCTCGGTGGTCACGGAGTACGTTCTGTCGCTGTTCAACCAGCGCAAGGCCGTTCGCATCGTCACCAAGAAGACGGACGAGCTGCTCGCGATCATGGTCGAGCGCAAGTATCACGCCACGATCTTCGACGGGTGCGGCGGCTATACGAAAAGGCCGGTGAGCATGATATTCACCATCACGGACAACATACGTTTGCGCTCCCTGGAGCAGATCGTTTTCGACAACGATCCAGAGGCCATTTTCGTGGTGGAAAACACTTTCAGCGTGTTCGGCGGCACGTTTTCGAAGAGAAAGGTTTATTGA
- a CDS encoding sigma-54-dependent transcriptional regulator, with protein sequence MTSTDLVSPGLNVLIVDDEANIRKTMSYCLTAEGHTVSAVGNPADALGEIRRKAFDLAFVDLRLGADDGMELIPLLASESPWTKIVVITGYASIESVVEAMQRGATDYIVKPFSTNQLKIISRRVGRVRELENQVASLKEGLERLGPEERLQSACAGMQRAIETAKKAASSEAIVLILGESGVGKTVFARAIHHWSRRSSRPMAVVSCPALPQTLLESELFGYAKGAFTGAVRDYPGRIAACEGGTLFLDEIADIAASAQAKLLRFIQDKEFERLGESVSRRADVRIVAATNADLERLVEEGRFREDLYYRLNVISLTVPPLRERREDIPGMANDFLAHFAKVNHKTITGFTEQAEQALMDHAWPGNVRELRNVVERAVILGVGESIGVGDLFDGAPNPATAVSLGDLVPLATMEEQHIRRVLAKTSSLQEAADILGIDQTTLWRRRKAYGI encoded by the coding sequence ATGACGAGCACCGACCTGGTTTCACCGGGCCTCAACGTCCTCATCGTTGACGACGAGGCCAACATCCGCAAGACCATGTCCTACTGCCTGACGGCGGAAGGGCACACGGTCTCGGCCGTGGGCAACCCGGCCGACGCCCTTGGGGAAATCCGTCGCAAGGCGTTCGACCTGGCCTTTGTCGACCTCAGGCTGGGGGCGGATGACGGCATGGAGCTGATTCCCCTGCTGGCTTCAGAGTCCCCCTGGACCAAGATCGTCGTCATCACCGGCTATGCCTCCATCGAGAGCGTGGTCGAGGCCATGCAGCGCGGTGCGACGGACTACATCGTCAAACCGTTTTCCACGAACCAACTCAAGATCATATCCCGCCGTGTGGGCCGCGTCCGCGAACTGGAGAATCAGGTGGCGTCCCTCAAGGAGGGCCTGGAACGCCTCGGCCCGGAAGAGCGTCTCCAGAGTGCCTGCGCGGGAATGCAGCGGGCGATCGAGACGGCAAAAAAGGCCGCCTCGTCCGAGGCGATCGTACTGATCCTCGGCGAGAGCGGGGTCGGCAAAACGGTCTTCGCCCGGGCCATCCACCACTGGAGCCGCCGATCCTCGCGGCCCATGGCGGTTGTTTCGTGCCCGGCCCTGCCGCAAACCCTGCTGGAAAGCGAGCTGTTCGGATACGCCAAGGGGGCGTTCACCGGGGCCGTGCGGGATTATCCGGGGCGCATCGCCGCTTGCGAAGGCGGCACGCTCTTTCTGGACGAGATAGCCGACATCGCGGCTTCGGCCCAGGCCAAGCTGCTCCGGTTCATTCAGGACAAGGAATTCGAGCGGCTGGGCGAATCGGTGTCCCGCCGCGCCGACGTGCGCATCGTCGCCGCCACCAACGCCGACCTGGAGCGGCTGGTCGAGGAGGGACGGTTCCGGGAAGACCTCTATTACCGGCTCAACGTCATCAGTCTGACCGTGCCCCCGCTGCGCGAACGGCGTGAGGACATCCCGGGCATGGCCAACGATTTCCTGGCCCACTTCGCCAAGGTCAACCACAAGACAATCACCGGCTTCACCGAACAGGCCGAGCAGGCCCTCATGGATCATGCCTGGCCGGGCAATGTCCGCGAACTGCGCAACGTCGTGGAGCGGGCCGTGATCCTGGGCGTAGGCGAATCCATCGGGGTCGGCGACCTGTTCGACGGCGCACCCAATCCCGCCACGGCCGTTTCGCTGGGCGACCTCGTCCCCCTGGCCACCATGGAGGAGCAGCACATCCGTCGCGTGCTGGCCAAGACCTCATCCCTTCAGGAGGCCGCCGACATCCTCGGTATCGACCAGACCACGCTCTGGCGGCGGCGCAAGGCATACGGCATCTAG
- a CDS encoding sensor histidine kinase, with protein MTLKKKILIGYGVMFALLALAVAWSVTNLVSLGKASDAILSENYRSILAAENMIDALERQDSGILLLFLGDEEKGVSQFRDNEAVFLEWFARARDNVTIPGEAELVQTLQTDYSSYRRQFSILTDRRSAQDGLAVLSQSTYQNILHPLFSKVRADCVNLRRLNEETMYAASLKAGRMAGRAFWSTVLVAAAAMAAALVFSLMLSERISSPLRRFVEAARHISAGDYTVKVPVESGDELGLLAEEFNKMAVRLGRFHEMNIDEIIAEKNKGEALLASIEDGLVVFDTGLRATSLNAAARRMLGLGYSGTGNAPPCADIIPDARVCDLVRKAVETGRVPDVPDERRIVSLGEGELARHYLYSVTVIRGRETAHSGVVLLLRDVTRMKEVERLKNEFVMAASHELRTPLTSLGMSVDLLLEHVARKLEEKDQDLLRAAHEEVQRMKALVSDLLDLSRIEAGRIELEFDKVPVFTLFEHVQAVFKGQMERKSVHLGLDAPEVSVRADANKIAWVLSNLVSNALRYVNEGGNIALSAVRAGSFVHLTVKDDGPGIPPEYQTKIFQKFVQVKGQAAGGSGLGLAICKEIVRAHGGSIWVESAKGGGSAFTFTLPLAQ; from the coding sequence ATGACGTTGAAGAAAAAAATATTGATCGGATATGGGGTGATGTTTGCGCTGTTGGCGTTGGCGGTCGCCTGGTCCGTCACCAACCTGGTTTCCCTGGGCAAGGCCTCGGACGCCATTCTGAGCGAGAACTATCGAAGCATCCTGGCCGCGGAGAACATGATCGACGCGCTGGAACGTCAGGACAGCGGCATCTTGCTCCTTTTCCTGGGCGATGAGGAGAAGGGCGTGTCCCAGTTCCGCGACAACGAGGCCGTTTTTCTGGAGTGGTTCGCCCGGGCGCGGGACAATGTGACCATTCCCGGCGAAGCGGAGCTGGTCCAGACCCTTCAGACAGACTATTCCTCCTACAGGCGGCAGTTTTCCATACTGACCGACCGCCGTTCCGCGCAGGACGGGCTCGCCGTCCTTTCGCAGTCCACCTATCAAAACATCCTTCATCCCCTGTTTTCCAAGGTCCGCGCGGACTGCGTGAATCTGCGCCGCCTCAACGAGGAGACCATGTACGCGGCCAGTCTCAAGGCCGGGCGGATGGCCGGGCGGGCGTTCTGGTCCACCGTGCTGGTGGCTGCGGCGGCCATGGCGGCCGCGCTCGTCTTCAGCCTCATGCTCTCGGAGCGCATCTCCAGCCCCCTGCGTCGTTTTGTGGAGGCGGCCCGGCATATTTCGGCCGGGGATTATACCGTCAAGGTGCCGGTGGAGAGCGGGGACGAGCTCGGCTTGCTGGCGGAGGAATTCAACAAGATGGCCGTCCGGCTTGGACGGTTCCATGAAATGAACATCGACGAGATCATCGCGGAGAAGAACAAGGGCGAAGCCCTGTTGGCGAGCATCGAGGACGGCCTCGTGGTCTTCGACACGGGCCTGCGGGCGACGAGCCTCAACGCGGCCGCCCGCAGGATGCTCGGGCTGGGCTATTCCGGGACCGGAAACGCGCCGCCCTGCGCGGACATCATTCCCGACGCCCGGGTCTGCGACCTGGTGCGCAAGGCCGTTGAAACGGGGCGGGTGCCCGATGTGCCCGACGAGCGGCGCATCGTCTCCCTCGGCGAGGGGGAGCTGGCCAGGCACTACCTGTATTCCGTGACCGTCATCCGGGGCCGGGAGACCGCGCATTCCGGCGTGGTGCTGCTGCTGCGCGACGTCACGCGCATGAAGGAGGTCGAGCGGCTGAAGAACGAGTTCGTCATGGCCGCTTCCCACGAGCTGCGGACTCCCCTGACCAGCCTGGGCATGAGCGTTGACCTGCTCCTTGAGCACGTCGCGAGGAAGCTGGAGGAAAAGGATCAGGATCTGTTGCGTGCCGCCCACGAGGAGGTGCAGCGCATGAAGGCCCTGGTCAGCGACCTGCTTGACCTTTCCCGTATCGAGGCCGGGAGAATCGAACTGGAGTTCGACAAGGTCCCGGTTTTCACCCTGTTCGAGCATGTACAGGCGGTCTTCAAGGGACAGATGGAGCGGAAGTCGGTTCATCTCGGCCTGGACGCGCCCGAGGTCAGCGTCCGTGCCGACGCGAACAAGATAGCCTGGGTGTTGAGCAATCTGGTGTCCAATGCCCTGCGGTATGTGAACGAAGGGGGAAACATCGCCCTTTCGGCCGTCAGGGCCGGTTCTTTCGTCCACTTGACCGTGAAGGACGATGGCCCGGGGATTCCCCCGGAGTATCAGACGAAGATATTTCAGAAGTTCGTACAGGTGAAGGGGCAGGCCGCCGGCGGCAGCGGGTTGGGCCTGGCCATCTGCAAGGAGATAGTCCGCGCCCACGGCGGCTCCATCTGGGTCGAGTCCGCAAAGGGCGGAGGAAGCGCCTTCACCTTTACCCTGCCTCTGGCGCAATAG
- a CDS encoding sigma-54-dependent transcriptional regulator, producing the protein MNDLPILIVDDEKNIRMTMSQSLESLGRPVQTAVNGEEALSMLRAEPFGLVFLDLKMPGLDGMEVLRIIRREWPKLRVIIITAHGTIDSAVEALKLGAVDFVQKPFSPVEIRDMAKLVIDREALDEEEVSEYGSLIELAKRHISDGLFPAAGKVVKKAIAEDPSHPEAYNLLGALCEIEGDHLEAVKFYHAAMDIDPTYKTAWSNLERITSWSKYGSIDLGPDAADGEKTKGEPDDGE; encoded by the coding sequence ATGAACGATTTGCCGATTCTCATAGTGGATGACGAAAAGAACATCCGAATGACCATGAGCCAGTCCCTCGAATCCCTGGGGCGTCCCGTGCAAACGGCCGTGAACGGGGAGGAAGCCCTTTCCATGCTTCGGGCCGAACCCTTCGGGCTGGTCTTTCTGGACCTGAAGATGCCCGGCCTGGACGGTATGGAGGTCCTCCGCATCATCCGGCGGGAGTGGCCGAAGCTGCGGGTCATCATTATCACGGCCCACGGCACCATCGATTCCGCCGTGGAGGCCCTGAAGCTCGGCGCGGTGGATTTCGTGCAGAAGCCGTTTTCCCCGGTCGAGATACGGGACATGGCCAAGCTCGTCATCGACCGGGAGGCCCTCGATGAGGAAGAGGTCTCCGAGTACGGCTCGCTGATCGAGCTGGCCAAGCGGCACATCTCGGATGGCCTGTTCCCTGCGGCCGGGAAGGTGGTGAAAAAGGCGATCGCCGAGGACCCGAGCCACCCCGAGGCGTACAACCTGCTGGGCGCGCTGTGCGAAATCGAAGGCGATCACCTGGAGGCGGTCAAGTTCTACCACGCCGCCATGGACATTGACCCGACCTACAAGACCGCCTGGTCGAACCTGGAGCGTATCACCTCCTGGAGCAAGTACGGCTCGATCGACCTCGGTCCGGACGCGGCGGACGGCGAGAAGACAAAGGGGGAGCCGGACGATGGCGAATAA
- a CDS encoding potassium channel family protein, giving the protein MANNSFIVIVGCGRVGSHLANKLSGEGNSLVVIDINESTFDNLTAEFSGFRLIGDATQVGLLREAKLHRADTLIATTHDDNVNLMVAQVARNMFKTPLVMARVFDPRREQVYKRLGIRTICPTSVAASLFLDILEGEAVRREEPTA; this is encoded by the coding sequence ATGGCGAATAACAGCTTCATCGTGATCGTGGGCTGCGGACGCGTCGGCTCGCACCTCGCCAACAAGTTGAGCGGCGAGGGCAATTCGCTGGTGGTCATCGACATCAACGAGTCGACCTTCGACAACCTGACCGCCGAGTTCAGCGGGTTCCGGCTGATCGGAGACGCCACCCAGGTGGGGCTGCTCCGGGAAGCCAAGCTTCATCGGGCCGATACGCTGATCGCCACGACGCACGACGACAACGTCAATCTGATGGTCGCCCAGGTGGCCAGGAATATGTTCAAGACGCCCCTCGTCATGGCCAGGGTCTTCGACCCCAGGCGGGAGCAGGTATACAAGCGCCTAGGCATCAGGACGATCTGTCCCACGTCCGTGGCCGCGTCCCTGTTTCTGGATATTCTCGAAGGGGAAGCCGTACGGCGGGAGGAGCCGACCGCATGA
- a CDS encoding potassium channel family protein codes for MRVIIVGGGKALYFLGRNFASKGYEAAIVNKDPGECRRLARDLSVEIICGDGSDEHVLEQAGARRADAVLAITPRDQDNLVICQLASLQFGVPRTVALANDPDNVEVFEALGVSAFSTTNIVGSLIEQHAALEEITNLLPVGEGRVNVTEIVLSSDAPVVDRPLKDIRLPENTLVAVVIRGGDPLVPRGDSVLRGGDTVVLITLPENHGAALKALTGEGR; via the coding sequence ATGAGAGTGATAATCGTGGGGGGCGGCAAGGCCCTGTATTTTCTCGGCCGCAACTTCGCATCCAAGGGATACGAGGCGGCCATCGTCAACAAGGACCCCGGAGAGTGCCGCCGGTTGGCGCGGGACCTGTCCGTCGAGATCATCTGCGGCGACGGGAGCGACGAGCATGTGCTGGAGCAGGCCGGGGCCAGACGGGCCGACGCGGTGCTCGCCATCACCCCGAGGGATCAGGACAATCTGGTCATATGCCAACTGGCGTCCCTCCAGTTCGGGGTGCCGCGCACCGTGGCCCTGGCCAACGACCCGGACAACGTCGAGGTGTTCGAGGCGCTCGGCGTGTCGGCCTTTTCCACCACGAACATCGTGGGGAGCCTGATCGAGCAGCACGCCGCCCTTGAGGAGATCACGAACCTGCTCCCCGTGGGCGAGGGCCGGGTCAACGTCACGGAGATCGTCCTTTCCTCGGACGCCCCGGTGGTGGACAGGCCGCTCAAGGACATCCGCCTTCCCGAGAACACCCTGGTCGCCGTGGTCATACGCGGCGGCGACCCCCTGGTGCCGCGCGGCGACAGCGTGCTCAGGGGCGGCGACACCGTGGTCCTGATAACCCTGCCCGAAAATCACGGTGCGGCCCTGAAGGCGCTTACGGGCGAGGGGAGGTAG
- a CDS encoding TrkH family potassium uptake protein, with translation MREREYLKQRYAAILGSVGLVCILCGAAMLAPLLALFAWPGESVNATAYVAPAMVLLALGILLQAFRRRTASVSLSVQEGGVIVCLSWLLVVLFSAWPFIATEGLDFSQAIFESMSGWTTTGLSVVDVEKAARITLLWRSVIQLLGGAGLAIIMMSAILGPSGVGVSSAEGRGDQLVPNVKRSARIVMAMYACYAAAGTIAYRVVGMTWFDALNHSFAAVSTGGFSTRPDSIGYWNSPAVEAVSIPLMILGNLSFVTAWFLWRGRLRAVSRNGEVRLFTLLAPLAAAALFFLTCASLYPQLGKSLRVAVFEAVSALTTTGFSTVGYNDWNGVGVAIMIGLMLVGGGTCSTAGGIKQFRVHLLWRALTLEIRRLVAPRGVVRESALWEGERKVFLNDAQVRQTAVFVFLYLLLFALGVLLLCAGGYDLQSSLFEFASALGTVGLSIGVTSPDMPRAALWAESLAMFLGRLEFLVVVASLFKLGGDARNYLTSRGGGMRRG, from the coding sequence GTGAGGGAAAGAGAATATCTGAAGCAGAGGTATGCGGCGATCCTCGGTTCCGTGGGGCTGGTCTGCATCCTCTGCGGCGCGGCCATGCTCGCTCCGCTGCTCGCGCTGTTCGCGTGGCCCGGGGAGTCCGTCAACGCCACCGCCTATGTCGCACCCGCAATGGTGCTGCTCGCGCTCGGAATCCTGTTGCAGGCATTCCGCCGCCGCACCGCGTCCGTGTCCCTGTCCGTGCAGGAGGGGGGCGTGATAGTGTGTCTGAGCTGGCTGCTGGTGGTTTTGTTTTCCGCATGGCCTTTCATCGCCACGGAAGGGCTCGACTTCTCCCAGGCCATCTTCGAGTCCATGAGCGGCTGGACCACCACCGGGCTGTCGGTGGTGGACGTGGAAAAGGCGGCCCGCATCACCCTGCTGTGGCGCAGCGTCATTCAGTTGCTCGGCGGCGCGGGGCTGGCGATTATCATGATGTCGGCCATCCTCGGTCCTTCCGGGGTGGGCGTGTCGAGCGCGGAAGGGCGTGGCGATCAGCTTGTTCCCAACGTCAAACGTTCCGCGCGGATCGTCATGGCCATGTACGCCTGTTATGCGGCGGCCGGGACCATTGCGTACCGGGTGGTGGGCATGACTTGGTTTGACGCCTTGAACCATTCCTTTGCCGCGGTCTCCACCGGCGGATTTTCCACGCGGCCGGACAGCATCGGATACTGGAATTCACCGGCGGTCGAGGCCGTGTCGATTCCGTTGATGATCCTCGGCAATCTGAGCTTTGTGACCGCCTGGTTCCTGTGGCGCGGCAGGCTGCGCGCCGTGTCCCGGAACGGCGAGGTGCGTCTCTTTACGCTGCTTGCGCCGCTGGCCGCCGCCGCGCTGTTCTTCCTCACCTGCGCGTCCCTTTATCCGCAACTGGGCAAGTCCTTGCGCGTGGCCGTGTTCGAGGCCGTGTCGGCCCTGACCACCACGGGCTTTTCCACGGTGGGCTACAACGATTGGAACGGGGTCGGGGTGGCGATCATGATCGGGCTGATGCTCGTCGGCGGCGGGACCTGCTCCACTGCCGGGGGCATCAAGCAGTTCCGCGTCCATCTCCTCTGGCGCGCCCTGACTCTGGAAATCCGGCGGCTGGTGGCCCCGCGCGGGGTGGTCCGGGAAAGCGCCCTGTGGGAAGGGGAGCGCAAGGTGTTTCTGAACGACGCCCAGGTGCGGCAGACGGCGGTGTTCGTCTTCCTGTACCTGCTGCTTTTCGCGCTCGGCGTGCTGTTGCTCTGCGCGGGCGGCTACGATCTGCAAAGCTCCCTGTTCGAGTTCGCCTCGGCCCTGGGAACGGTCGGGTTGAGCATCGGCGTGACGTCGCCGGACATGCCGAGGGCCGCGCTGTGGGCCGAGAGCCTGGCCATGTTCCTGGGCCGCCTGGAGTTCCTCGTGGTTGTCGCCAGCCTGTTCAAGCTGGGCGGCGACGCGCGAAACTACCTGACGAGCCGGGGCGGCGGGATGCGGCGCGGGTAG
- a CDS encoding sigma-54-dependent transcriptional regulator, giving the protein MSKSIILVEDELSIRIGMQHTLSAESYLVESFEDADSALQAMGAASFDLLITDMRLPGISGLELIDKVKELHPSTGTMLITAFPEIELAVSAMRHGAFDFLCKPFSNEGLLIAVERYFNYHDLRLENTRLKTSAGLDAMIGGQAMQPVFERIRAVADACTPVLVLGPSGTGKELVANALHTMSSRSGKPFIKVNCSALPEQLLESELFGHEKGAFTGAHKRRIGKFEAANQGTFFFDEVGDMPLALQVKLLRVLEDGEITRVGGNTPIKVDVRTIFATAKDIDKALEEGSFREDLYYRINVVPINLPPLRERGDDKIKLMQHFLRLYADKHRKEGTLLSPEAQAALMVYDFPGNIRELRNIMERSVLLAQDGVVRLGHLPQRVLGEELDSQPGKPPSLEEGVREYERKRIVEALEQTGNRKQLAAGLLGISRKVLWKKLKELGISA; this is encoded by the coding sequence ATGAGCAAGAGCATCATTCTGGTGGAAGACGAACTGTCCATCCGCATCGGAATGCAACACACCCTCTCCGCCGAGAGCTACCTGGTGGAGAGCTTTGAAGACGCGGACAGCGCGCTCCAAGCCATGGGAGCGGCCAGCTTCGACCTGCTCATCACGGACATGCGCCTTCCGGGCATCTCCGGGCTGGAGCTGATCGACAAGGTCAAGGAACTCCACCCGAGCACCGGCACCATGCTCATCACGGCCTTCCCGGAAATCGAACTGGCCGTCAGCGCCATGCGTCACGGGGCGTTCGACTTCCTCTGCAAGCCGTTTTCCAACGAGGGGCTGCTCATCGCGGTGGAACGGTATTTCAACTACCACGACCTCAGGCTGGAGAACACCCGCCTGAAGACAAGCGCCGGGCTGGACGCCATGATCGGCGGCCAGGCCATGCAGCCCGTGTTCGAGCGCATCCGGGCCGTCGCGGACGCCTGCACTCCGGTCCTCGTCCTCGGCCCCAGCGGGACCGGCAAGGAGCTGGTCGCCAACGCCCTGCACACCATGAGCTCCCGAAGCGGCAAGCCTTTCATCAAGGTCAACTGCTCGGCCCTGCCGGAACAGCTCCTCGAATCTGAGCTGTTCGGGCACGAAAAAGGCGCGTTCACCGGGGCACACAAGCGGCGCATCGGCAAATTCGAGGCGGCCAACCAGGGGACCTTCTTCTTCGACGAAGTCGGCGACATGCCCTTGGCCCTCCAGGTGAAACTGCTCAGGGTCCTCGAAGACGGCGAGATCACCCGCGTGGGCGGCAACACGCCCATCAAGGTCGACGTGCGGACCATTTTCGCCACTGCCAAGGACATCGACAAGGCGCTGGAGGAAGGCTCCTTCCGCGAGGACCTCTACTACCGCATCAACGTGGTCCCCATAAACCTGCCTCCCCTACGGGAAAGGGGCGACGACAAGATCAAGCTGATGCAGCACTTCCTCCGCCTCTACGCCGACAAGCACAGGAAGGAAGGCACCCTCCTGTCGCCGGAAGCCCAGGCCGCGCTGATGGTCTACGACTTCCCCGGAAACATCCGCGAGCTTCGCAACATCATGGAGCGTTCCGTACTCCTGGCGCAGGACGGCGTGGTCCGCCTGGGCCATCTGCCCCAGCGGGTCCTCGGCGAGGAATTGGACAGCCAGCCAGGAAAGCCGCCCAGCCTTGAGGAAGGCGTCCGCGAATACGAAAGGAAGCGAATCGTCGAGGCCCTTGAGCAGACCGGGAACCGGAAGCAGCTCGCCGCGGGCCTGCTGGGCATCAGCCGGAAGGTCCTCTGGAAGAAGCTGAAGGAGCTGGGCATCAGCGCGTAG